The Polyangium aurulentum genomic interval GAGATCGATGCGCCCCGGATAGAGCGACTCGAGCGTGCCGAACTGCTCGGCGATCACGAGCGGAGAGTGGTTCGGCAACATGATCCCGCCCGCGCCGACGCGGATGGTCTTCGTGCCGCCCGCCACGTACCCGATCACGACCGAGGTCGCTGCGCTCGCCACGCCGGCCATGCTGTGGTGCTCGGCCAGCCAGTAGCGACGATAGCCCCATCGCTCCGCGTGCTGGGCGAGATCGAGGGTATTGCGCAGCGCCCCGGCGGCGTCGCCGCCTTCGACGATGGGGGAGAGATCGAGAACCGAGAAGGGGATCATGGCCGGCGCGGGCGTCGACGCAAGGCCGACGCCCTCCTCCTGGCCGTAGGATAGCGCTACGCGGCGCCGAGGCTCGCGATGTCGATGACGAAGCGGTATCGCACGTCGTTCTTGAGCATGCGCTCGTAGGCTTCGTTGATCTGCTGGATGGGGATGATCTCGATGTCCGACACGACCTTGTGCTGGGCGCAGTAATCGAGCATCTCCTGGGTCTCGGCGATGCCCCCGATCATCGAGCCGGCGAGCCGCTTGTTCCCGCCGAGCAGCGAGAAGGCGGACACGGCCGCGGGCTCCGGCGGGGCGCCGACGAGCACCATCGCGCCCTCGGGGCGCAGCAATCCGAGGTATTTGTTGATATCGTGGTTGGCGGAGATGGTGTCGATGAGGAGATCGAAGCGGCCGGCCAGCTTCGAGAACGTCGCATCGTCCTTCGTGAGCTCGAACTCCTGCGCGCCGAGCCTCTTCGCGTCGGCCTCCTTCGCGCGCGAGGTGCTGAGCATCGTCACCTCGGCGCCCATCGACGCGGCGAGCTTGACGGCCATATGCCCGAGCCCACCGAGGCCCACGACGCCCACGCGGTCGCCCTTTTTGCAATTCCACTGGCGCAGGGGCGAGTAGGTGGTGATGCCGGCGCAGAGCAGCGGCGCCGCCGCGGCGAGGTCGAGGCTCGGGGGGATCTTCAGGGCAAAACGCTCGGTGACCACGAGCTGCGCCGAGTAGCCGCCATAGGTCTGCGTTTTCCGGTCCATCTCGGTGCCATTGTAGGTCAGGGCGGCGCCCTTCTGGCAGAACTGCTCGAGGTCGCGCTTGCAATTCGCGCACTCGCCGCAGGAATCGACCATGCACCCGACACCCGCCAGGTCGCCGACCTTGAGCTTGGTGACGTCCTTGCCAACCTGCTTGACGCGGCCGATGATCTCGTGACCGGGAACCATGGGGAAGACCGCTCCACCCCACTCGTCGCGCACCTGATGGATGTCGCTATGGCAAACGCCGCAGTAGAGGACGTCGATGAGGACGTCGCGCGGACCAGGATCGCGTCGCTCGAGGGAGAAGGGCGCGAGCGGCGCGTGGACTTGGGAAGCAGCGTAGGCTGAGGTCTTGAGCACGGTTTCTTCCTCCTGAGCTTCGTTAGCGGACGAACGTATCCCGTGCAAGCAGATTATCGTGTGGGATGGGCCTGTGCGGGCGCCACGTTACGAGCGCACCAGTTCGCTCCCTCCTGGCATTTGTGGCCCGGCCCCCTCGCTCCCCGCGCGAGGATGGCGCATGAAGGCGCTGTTCGCGCATCGCTTGCTCGAAACGGGCACGACCGGCTCGGCGCCGCCGCGCTGGCCGCGCAAAACCCCGTGCAGCCCGGGAGGCAACCACTGGCACGCCAGTTGAATAGGGCCGGCCCCGGAGACGACGAAAATGCGTAAACGAATCTTGATGCTTGCGATGGCTTCCACCTCCCTCTTTGCCTGCGTCGCGCAGATGGATGGCGAGGACGGCGCTGAATGGAACGAGGAAAACATCGCGGAGGTCTCGCAGGCGGAGATGTGCGAGGACTGCGAGCCGACCGGCGGCGGCGGCACCACGGGCGGCGGCACCACGGGCGGCGGCACCACGACGACGACCGTTTCGAACAAGATCTGCAATTACCACTGGGTCGGGTCGTACTGCGACATGACTTGCTGCACCCTGGTCTCGGACGACATCGTGAGCTGCTCCACGCAGACCGTGTCCTCCGACCAGTGCGTGAATCCTCCCCCGGCGAAGCACTTCCGAACGATCTACAGCGAGAAGGCCGTCGCCCACTGGGCCACGTTCTTGAATGGCGCGAGCGGCGACGAGTGGGTCAACAACAACGTCTACATGCCCGCGGGCTGCGAGCTGATCAGCGTCTCGGGCGTGCATTACCACGACGGCGCGCCCCAGACCTCGGCGCAGACCGTCGACCACGGCAGCCACGGCTACTCGGCCTACAAGGCCTCGAGCTCCGTCACCGGCCTCAGCGCGAAGATTCACTGGTGGCACGAGTGGAACTCGAGCATCACCGTACGCGCTGCCTATAGCATCAAGGAGCCGGACGGCGTCGATTGCTCGGTGCCCGGCGCGACCCGCGGCAACCCGTGACCCGAGGCGGGGGGCGTTGACGCGCGCCCGCCTGCTTTTCATATCCCATCGAGCCGCACGTGGAGCGTCGCCTCGCCAACCGTGATGACGTCGCCCTCCGCGAGCGCGGCGCGCCTCACCGCCTCGCCATTGACGCGCGTCTCGTTTTCCGATCCCAGATCGATGATCATGACGACGTTGTCGATCATCACCTCGATCACGGCGTGCACCCGCGCGACGCCGGGGGCATCGAGCTCGACCTCGCTTCCCGCCTGCGTGCCGATCCTGATGAGTTCCTTGTGCGTCGAGACAATCCGCGGCTCGCGGCCTGGCTCGCGCACCTCGAACGTGACGGTCCGCCTGGCGTTGGCGGCGTCTGGCGCGAGCGCCCCCGCGCCGTCGCGCGCGAGCACCTCGAGACATGGGGCGAGCACCTCGAACAAACGAGCGCGCCCCGTGATCGTCCGATAGTCCTTCACTGCAATCCCGAAGAAGCTCGAGAGCCCGATCCCTGCGAGGACGAGCACCCAGGTCTGCGCCTCGTCCTGCGCCACGAGCGCGGCCAGCACGGAGAGCACCATCAAAACCAGCGAAACCAGCGCGAAGAGCCGGGCGGAACGCAGCCGTGCCGTGGCCTGTCGAAAGACCTCGTCGTAACGGGCACGCACCGGCGCGAGAATTCGCTCGGGCGCGACCTCTGCGCCGCCGCGGTAGCCTGCATGTGCGCGGTCGCCGTCGCGCTCGGTGAAGCAGGCGAGGACCGCGGCCTTGGTCGCGCTCGACAGGGGGGCCGCGCTGGCATTGGTCAGTCTGAGCGCGCGGACCACATCGCCCGCCTCGAGGAGCTTGCGCAAGACCTTCCCGAGCACCTTTTCATTCACGCTCGCATCGAGGACCAGCACGGCCCACCTCGCGCCGAGGAGCACGCCCGCGCCGAGCAAAGCCGTCGGCAACCAGAACGGGATCGGAAGCGCCATCGGCCCCGAGCCTACCTCACTCGTCGGCCGCTGGTGCACGCGAAAAGGCCCGTCCGACGACGATTTCCCTCCGAGGCCGAGGCATCCTGCGGCATACTCCGCGAGCCCGGGCGGCGAGCCCGCGGGTTCACCGCCATTCACCGCAGGAGAGCAGGATTCGACAATGCCGCAGGCGACTGCAAACGACGGAACCAGGCTGTTCTGGCGCGAGGAGGGCGAGGGCTCACCGCTCCTTCTCATCCAGGGGTTCGGGTACGCGAGCGATATGTGGTATCGCATCGTTCCACGGCTGGCTGCGCGTCACCGCGTCCTGCTCTTCGACAATCGCGGGATCGGCAAGAGCGAGGCTCCGACAGGGCCATACTCCCTGCCCATGATGGCCGACGACGCCGTCGCCGTGCTGGATGCCGCAGGCGTCGATCGCGCCCACGTCCTCGGCATCTCGATGGGCGGCATGATCGCGCAGGAGCTCGCCCTTCGAAACCCCGCGCGCGTGCAATCGCTCGTCCTCGGATGCACCCATTGCGGCGGCTCGCGGGCAGTCGCGGCAGAGCCAGCCGCGATCGCGGCCTTGATGGCGCGCGTGTCGATGCCGCCCGAGGAGGGGGCGCGGCACATGATCCCCTTCGTCTACGACGAGACCACGCCGCGCGAACGAATCGACGAGGACGTGGCCGTGCGAATGCGCTGCTATCCGGCGACGGCGAGCTCCGAGGCCCAGGCCGCGGGAATTTTCTCCTGGTCCGGCACCCACGCGCGGCTGTCTTCGATTGCAATGCCCACCCTGGTGCTGCACGGCGAGACCGATCGGCTCGTTCCGGCAGAAAACGCGCGGGTTCTCGCGGACGCCATCCCGGACGCGAAGCTCGTCGTCCTGCCGCGCGCGAGCCACGTCTTCTGGACCGATCAGCCCGAGGCGACAGTGGAAATCTTGCTCGACTTCCTCGGCCGCAATACGCCGTGAATACCCCGGGGGGCGCGCCGTCCCACGCCGATTGCGCGCTCGCAGCCGAGGCGCGCTCGATCGGAGACGAGAGATGGTGACAGAACGAAAGTCGGCCGTGTCGCTCCTCGTGGGCGCGGCCATGATCTGCGGCGTGGCCCGCGCGTCGGCGCAGGACGACGCGAGCAGCGCGCCCGGGACCACGCCCGGCAGCCCGGACGAGGTGCAAAAGGCGCCGGACGTGGCGCCGCCCAATGCGACACCGCTCCAGGAGGCGCAGGAGGACGTGGCTGCGCCGCCGGCCGGCAATGTCCCCCCGCCACCGCCACCGCCACCGCCACCGCCGCCCCTGCCGCCCGAAGAAGAGCCGGATCCGGACCCCGTCAACGTCCGCCCGCGCGTTGGATTCTCGATCGTCGGCGGTCCGTCGGTGCCCATCGGCAAATTGGGCGGCAACACGGGCGGCTTCGGCGGCGCGTACGTGCGCGCCGGCGTGCAGATCACCCATATGTGGAGCGCGTACTACCAGGCCGGAGGGCACATCGGCGCCTTCATCCTGGCCGCGCCGAACCAGACGCAGACGACCGTGTTCGTGGCCGCATACAACTCGTTATGCGGCGGGGCCACCATCGGTCACACGCTCGATCTCGGATTCTGCCCGTCCATCGATAGCATCGTCGCGCTCTCGACGAACGTGAACAACAGCTCGGTCGCGTCCATCGAGACGATCTCGGGCACGTCCTTCGGCCTGCATGGCCACGTCGCGGCCCTGCTCGGCGGCTGGCGGCCCACGCCGTTTCGCAAGGGCTTCTCGATCTCGGCCGACCTGCACCCGACCTTCATCGCCGGTCACGTGCTGTTCACAGCAGCGTTCGGTATCGGTAGCGAGTGGTATTGAGGAGGGAGCCGCCCCCCGCCGGAGCCCACAGCGATGCGGGCTCCGGCCTCGCGGACCCTTTGCGCGTCAGTTCGCCTGCGAGTTGCAGACGAAGAGGATCTCGATCTTGGCCGTGTTATCGGCCTGCACGAGCTTGCAGACCTCGGGGCAGAGCCGGAGCTGGCCGGGCTCGACGTAATACGAGGTCGGCGTGCAGGCGCTCGCGTCGGCCACCTTCTCGAACTGCTGCGGCGGGTCGCCATTGCTCGGCGTGTACTTGACGACGGCGTCCTCGAGCGTCTGGCCCTGCGGAGGCGGGGGCACGTCGAACTCGCACGTCGCCTTCGCGCCGACGATGGCCGTCTCCGCGATCTTCTGGAACGCGACGTTGTACGCGCCGTCCTGGCACACCGGGAAGCGGCCCGCGCCGGTGAGCTTGCTGAGCGCCTGATAGCCCAACCCTTGCGAGACCGACGTCGGGCATTGCTTCTCGATCAACGGGGCGTCCGGCGGGTAAGGCGCGTCGACGGGCATGTTCTCGCGCAGCCCGACGATGCTGAAGAACGTGTAGTTGCGCTGCTGCTCCGTGCCGAAATACTCGGGCGAGAGGCTCCTGAGCGCCTGGTCGAACTGCACGGCCACCGCCTCGCCATCCGCGATCACGTCGTTGTCCTTGAACGTGAGCGGCGTGGCAGTCTTCGTCGTGCAGTCCACGAAATCGTCGGTGATCTCGACGAAGACCTTGAACGACTCCGGACGAAGAAGCTGCTTCCAGCCTTCCGGATAGGTCTTGTAATCGTCCGGGGCCGTGCCGTCGAACGTGTCGATGATCCTGCAGAGCGAGTCCGTGCTCAGGATGCGCGCGCTGTAATGGTAGAAGTGCGGCGGGTTGTCGGTCGGCTTGGCCGGAAGCGGCTCGCAGGCCGCGCTACCGAGCGGGCTGCTCACGCAGATCTTCTGGATCGTGTCCGACCCCGGCACGAGGTTGCCGTACTGCGAGAGCATGATGACGCGGTAGTCGATCTTGTTCGCGTCGAGCACCGCCGCGAGATTGTCGGTGATGTTCTTCTTGGTGCTCACGATCTCCGCCTCCATGCTGCCGGAGTTGTCGATCGTGAAGATGATATCGATGGGCCGGAGCTGGAAGTTCGCCTCGACGCCCGAGACCGCGCATGCCGCGTCGGCCGTCAGCGGGGCATCGTCACCGGCGTCGGGGAAGCCGAGGTCGCCGCCGATCCCGCTGCCGCCGTTCCCGCCACCTCCGCCCGTCCCCGAGGACGCCGACGTGGGGCTCCCGTTCTGATCGTTGCCGCTGCACCCGACGGCCGCGGTCACCGTGGCCGTCAATCCAAAGCCGAGGATCAAGCACAGATTCTTGAGCATGTTCCGCAAAGCACACCTCCTGAACGTGGGGTCGCGTGACGCGTCAGGTTATCTTAACAGACAGAGAACCATCGCGCGACTATCTCTTGCTGGGAACGAGCGGACCTTGGGCAGCCCTACCTTCCACCCCCACGCGCACCCGCGCCGGCTTGCCGTCGTTGGTGCATGTGAACGCACCCCGGCCGAGCGCCTTCTCGACGCACGCGGCGCTCTCGCGGTCGGGGGCGCTGGACACGATCCTGCCCCCCGCGGCCGTGCCGTCCTCGCGAACCTCGATATCGGCCACCATCACGTTGCCGGCCGGCACCGCGCAGCGGGCGAGCGGCGCTGCGAGGGCCTCGAGGTTGTCGATCGTGAGCCCTCGAAGGGAGCTGTACTGCGTTTTGCCGTCGACCGTGAGCCACATCGAGTGCCAATCGTCCTCGGCGGGGAGGTTCGTGCTGACCTCGACGACGCGCAGATCCGGGCGCGGTTTGCCTGCCAGATCAGGCGCCTCGTAATGCACGCGGATCGTGCGCCGCCCGGGCCGCGTGCCCATGGCCGCGGACGCCGTGAGCGCCCGGCACAAGCACGCCTCGCGCGCGCCCTCGCGGCTATCGGTCGAATCGAGGTTCTCGATCTCGCACCGCGGCGTGCCCGCGTCGCCCTGCACGAGGACGTCGCGGGTCACGTCGTCCTCGCCCGAAAAGCACGCCGCGAGGCCGCCCGCTCGGTCCTTCCAGTCGACGGAGCCGCGATCGCATGACAAGGAGTGGTACTCGCATACCGTGACGGGCCCCTCGCGGAGCGCTGCGTCCAGGCTCGCAGCCCCGCCGAGTCCGCCGGGGAACCCACCGCCATCCGTCGGAACGAACGCCGCGAAGGCCGCACGATACCGATCGACCGGGCCGAGCTTCGGACTCCAGGGCGCCTCGAACGTGGCAACGACCTTTTGCTTGCCGTCGAGCAGCCCGACCCATAGCGCCTCGCCCTTTTCGCCGGTGATGTGCAGGACCTCCGTCGTCATCCACTCTTGCTCCCAAGCGCGCCGCTCGACGGGCTCGCCCTCGAATGCGCAGCGATGGCCCGTCGACCTGGATACGGGCAGGAGCTTTGCGTCGACCTCGGCGATCGGCAAGATTGCGTGGTCGGGCGCGAGCCTCGCGAGGTGCCCCGCGAGCTCTGCGCGGAGCGCCGCGCGCTCGGCCCTGAAGAGCTGTTCGTCGTCGAGCGGGAGCACGGCGACCTCGCGCCGCTCGTCGGCCGGGGTCATTGCGGGCGGAGGCATTGCGGCCGCGGGCGCCTGGGCCGTCACGACCTTCGGCTGGGCGGGCGACGTCACGACGCACGAGGCGCCGAGGAGGCAGGTCCCGAGGACGGCGAGAGCGGAGACGTGGGCGCAGGGAACACGCATCGGGGCAGGGGCTAGAACGGGGGGTCCGGGGCGTCAAGGTTTG includes:
- a CDS encoding NAD(P)-dependent alcohol dehydrogenase translates to MLKTSAYAASQVHAPLAPFSLERRDPGPRDVLIDVLYCGVCHSDIHQVRDEWGGAVFPMVPGHEIIGRVKQVGKDVTKLKVGDLAGVGCMVDSCGECANCKRDLEQFCQKGAALTYNGTEMDRKTQTYGGYSAQLVVTERFALKIPPSLDLAAAAPLLCAGITTYSPLRQWNCKKGDRVGVVGLGGLGHMAVKLAASMGAEVTMLSTSRAKEADAKRLGAQEFELTKDDATFSKLAGRFDLLIDTISANHDINKYLGLLRPEGAMVLVGAPPEPAAVSAFSLLGGNKRLAGSMIGGIAETQEMLDYCAQHKVVSDIEIIPIQQINEAYERMLKNDVRYRFVIDIASLGAA
- a CDS encoding FHA domain-containing protein translates to MALPIPFWLPTALLGAGVLLGARWAVLVLDASVNEKVLGKVLRKLLEAGDVVRALRLTNASAAPLSSATKAAVLACFTERDGDRAHAGYRGGAEVAPERILAPVRARYDEVFRQATARLRSARLFALVSLVLMVLSVLAALVAQDEAQTWVLVLAGIGLSSFFGIAVKDYRTITGRARLFEVLAPCLEVLARDGAGALAPDAANARRTVTFEVREPGREPRIVSTHKELIRIGTQAGSEVELDAPGVARVHAVIEVMIDNVVMIIDLGSENETRVNGEAVRRAALAEGDVITVGEATLHVRLDGI
- a CDS encoding alpha/beta fold hydrolase, whose protein sequence is MPQATANDGTRLFWREEGEGSPLLLIQGFGYASDMWYRIVPRLAARHRVLLFDNRGIGKSEAPTGPYSLPMMADDAVAVLDAAGVDRAHVLGISMGGMIAQELALRNPARVQSLVLGCTHCGGSRAVAAEPAAIAALMARVSMPPEEGARHMIPFVYDETTPRERIDEDVAVRMRCYPATASSEAQAAGIFSWSGTHARLSSIAMPTLVLHGETDRLVPAENARVLADAIPDAKLVVLPRASHVFWTDQPEATVEILLDFLGRNTP